From the genome of Augochlora pura isolate Apur16 unplaced genomic scaffold, APUR_v2.2.1 APUR_unplaced_4201, whole genome shotgun sequence:
AAAATTGTCAATCCCGGCAACATCAGGTTCGCATCCAGGATCGCCAACAACAGAATCTGCGTTTATTTGTCGTCGAAATCGATCGTGGAGAAAATCGTGACGGAGAAGCTGAGCGTAGAGGTCCGAGGACGTACTCTGCCCGTCAGGCCTCTGACGACGAAAGCCAAACGCGTAATCCTCTCGAACGTATGTCCGGTTATTCCACACGCGGTGTTGGAATCTGCGTTGAAGAAAGTGGGAGTCAGATTGCTGTCGTCGATCTCCTTTGTCAGGGCTGGATTCGTCGAATCCGGCTTCTCTCAGATACTCAGCTTCAGGCGACAGGTGTACATTCATCCGGACGACGAAACTAAGTTGCCCGAATACCTGCGagtgaattttgaaaacacCAAGTACTGGATCTTTGTGTCCTCCGGCAAGCTGATTTGTTTTCTATGCAAAAAGGAGGGCCACATGGCGAGACAATGTCGCGCGTTCTCCAATGGTAAGAGCAGTAGCACGATCGATTCCTCTCCATCTCGAGTGGATCAAATTTTACCGGAGGACTGTTCTCTCGATCCTTTGGACACTCGCGCGGATCTTCCCAGTTCCGCGGCCTGTCTCCGTAACGAGAGATCAGCCGAAACAAATAAACCTGTTAAGAGATCTGTCCTCGAGAGCGCGTCGACCGAACCAACTCGTGCTGCTTCAGAAATTCCATCCCCTTCCGAGCCGAAGGTTGCCAACGCGACGTCTACCGAGCCAAAACCTGCTTCTGATTTATCCGAATTCGCGGAACCGACCGCGGCAGATAATGCGATGACACCGGGCAAAAAGAAACTGCGGAAGATAAACAACAAGAAGTGGATCGTGCTCTGCAACCAATAAATGTGGCGATTATTTTACATCCGGACACGCGTGCTTTGAACTGCAATCCAACTAAGTGAGtttttgttaggttatgtcaggttttTGTCGAAACCGGG
Proteins encoded in this window:
- the LOC144477830 gene encoding uncharacterized protein LOC144477830, with translation IVNPGNIRFASRIANNRICVYLSSKSIVEKIVTEKLSVEVRGRTLPVRPLTTKAKRVILSNVCPVIPHAVLESALKKVGVRLLSSISFVRAGFVESGFSQILSFRRQVYIHPDDETKLPEYLRVNFENTKYWIFVSSGKLICFLCKKEGHMARQCRAFSNGKSSSTIDSSPSRVDQILPEDCSLDPLDTRADLPSSAACLRNERSAETNKPVKRSVLESASTEPTRAASEIPSPSEPKVANATSTEPKPASDLSEFAEPTAADNAMTPGKKKLRKINNKKWIVLCNQ